One Carassius gibelio isolate Cgi1373 ecotype wild population from Czech Republic chromosome A7, carGib1.2-hapl.c, whole genome shotgun sequence DNA window includes the following coding sequences:
- the LOC128017595 gene encoding putative nuclease HARBI1 — MRSHAIPVPLQVLTTLGFLATGSFQRELADRSGISQSSLSRAMPAVWDGIIRMSTRYIRFPHDAVDQPNIKMQFAAIAGFPNVIGAIDCTHIAIKAPSEEEFAYVNRKHFHSINVQIICDAQMRLTNIVARWPGSTHDSYILTNSMVGMRLQAGRVRDGWLLGDRGYPLKTWLLTPLTNPQTDRERRYNNAHSRTRSVVERAIGQLKCRWRCLDRTGGMLLYRPDKVCRIVLACGVLHNVAHRHGIPLGEVAAPPDDPDPGPIYVQPNQQAVHARQHVIATI; from the exons atgaggAGCCACGCAATACCCGTTCCCTTGCAGGTGCTGACAACACTTGGTTTCCTGGCAACTGGTTCTTTCCAAAGGGAACTGGCAGACCGCTCAGGAATAAGCCAGTCGTCTTTGAGCCGGGCAATGCCAGCGGTATGGGACGGGATCATCCGCATGTCTACCAGGTATATCAGGTTCCCACATGATGCAGTTGACCagccaaacattaaaatgcaatttgcagCGATAGCCGGTTTTCCTAATGTTATCGGAGCGATCGACTGCACACACATTGCTATAAAGGCGCCATCTGAAGAAGAATTTGCATATGTGAATCGGAAACATTTCCATTCAATAAATGTGCAGATAATATGTGATGCACAAATGCGCCTAACAAATATTGTGGCAAGGTGGCCTGGGTCAACCCATGATTCATACATCCTTACAAACAGCATGGTTGGGATGAGGCTCCAAGCTggcagggtgcgtgatgggtggcTTCTTG GAGACCGCGGTTATCCACTAAAGACGTGGCTTTTAACCCCCCTCACCAACCCACAAACTGACCGAGAGCGCAGATACAATAATGCCCATTCTCGCACTCGTTCAGTTGTAGAGCGGGCGATTGGGCAGCTGAAATGTCGGTGGCGCTGCCTTGACAGGACTGGGGGGATGTTGTTATACCGCCCTGACAAGGTGTGCCGCATTGTGCTGGCCTGTGGTGTGCTGCACAATGTCGCGCATAGGCATGGCATACCACTTGGTGAGGTGGCAGCACCGCCAGATGACCCCGACCCAGGACCAATTTATGTGCAGCCCAACCAACAAGCCGTTCATGCCCGCCAACATGTGATTGCGACAATATAA